The following coding sequences lie in one bacterium genomic window:
- a CDS encoding response regulator, with product MLASLFKDIRSSLAYKLVVPLLTIGLLLAAAGTIGIRKLFERQLAQQLESRSSLVHSMIASAMQTADAAEMDRLVKLLGSERDVHRIFVASGIPRVIIASTKSVLIGRELSSLDETYISTHLLGLLSRESDAAISYNGSRYYASLRNLQVNHADLGKKGVAVVALDTSEVRKIIFEDTARLMLFLLGTLAVLLVVVYSILNNNILKPLGLIRQAMTQRAEGNQQAIAVVDTEDEIGEVARSLNYMLRALEESEGRSRTIIEAAPMAICVVDEWTGDLVYASKNFQSFFGVSDECRTIDKIWELLTQREDRTRLESAIRQGVALENWEVAIKRRGMIDQWCSLSLREILWEAHPAMLCGFVDITQRRDHEEQIRKSHQELEVINQQLESAIVRANELARQAESASVAKSNFLANMSHEIRTPMNGIVGFTRLLTQQPLTPEQEDYARAVQDCSDSLLTLINDILDLSKIEAKQMALESVAFDPRELTESIVLLFSLQAAGKGLEIGCHVSPNVPSRILGDPTRYRQVISNLVGNAVKFTNSGYVFVRVESVEASDRNLLRFEVSDTGIGIDEERQESIFENFTQADSSTSRNYGGTGLGLSISRSLARLMGGDILVTSEIGIGSTFTLETELIPAVMEGGVCEDAQVDSGTVVIWETRELFQAWLVAIVKQAGANAILVSSSIELLDALLERRRETCQLLLGSAVPYEEVVAALHAVDRHPDVRHTRIIILRPLHDKRRTEELQRLGKGAVLEVPVRSEHLLRLLRGLETIPKPLMVQDGGTLRDSYELKVLLAEDNPLNQKLASKMLEAIGCEVMIADNGREAVRMHCEREYDAILMDIQMPEMDGLEATRQIRACDIRPQIPIIALTANALQGDREMCIAAGMNEYLAKPFKAEQIQEVLKHVVESGTRHQRQTLA from the coding sequence ATGCTTGCTTCGCTATTCAAAGATATCAGGTCTTCGCTTGCCTATAAACTTGTTGTTCCGCTCCTTACCATTGGCTTGTTACTCGCCGCGGCAGGCACAATTGGTATTCGAAAACTGTTTGAACGTCAATTGGCGCAGCAGCTTGAGTCACGATCGTCATTGGTTCATTCAATGATCGCGTCAGCGATGCAAACTGCAGATGCAGCAGAGATGGACAGACTTGTCAAGCTGCTTGGCTCTGAGCGAGATGTTCATCGAATATTTGTGGCCAGTGGAATTCCACGAGTGATCATCGCCTCCACAAAGAGCGTGCTTATCGGCCGCGAGCTTTCTTCATTGGATGAAACATACATCAGCACGCACCTATTGGGCCTGTTAAGCCGCGAGTCCGACGCCGCCATCAGCTATAATGGAAGCCGCTACTACGCTTCCCTCAGAAATCTTCAGGTCAACCACGCAGATCTTGGCAAGAAGGGTGTTGCGGTGGTCGCTCTTGATACCTCGGAAGTCCGGAAGATCATCTTCGAGGACACTGCACGGCTGATGCTTTTCCTCCTTGGCACTCTCGCAGTGCTGCTGGTTGTTGTCTACTCAATTCTCAATAACAACATCCTGAAACCGCTTGGATTGATCCGGCAGGCAATGACACAGCGTGCAGAAGGCAATCAACAAGCCATTGCAGTTGTTGATACCGAGGACGAGATCGGAGAGGTGGCGCGGTCTTTGAACTATATGCTACGTGCGCTGGAGGAAAGTGAAGGTCGGAGTCGAACCATCATTGAAGCCGCACCGATGGCAATCTGTGTGGTCGATGAATGGACTGGTGACCTTGTTTATGCGAGCAAGAATTTCCAGTCCTTTTTCGGCGTAAGCGACGAATGCAGAACTATCGACAAAATCTGGGAATTGCTTACACAGCGCGAAGATCGCACGCGACTTGAGAGCGCGATTCGACAAGGCGTTGCTCTCGAGAACTGGGAGGTTGCAATTAAGCGTCGAGGGATGATTGACCAGTGGTGCAGTCTGAGCCTGAGGGAGATACTTTGGGAGGCTCATCCGGCGATGCTTTGCGGATTCGTGGACATTACACAGCGGAGGGACCACGAAGAGCAGATTCGCAAGTCACATCAAGAGCTTGAAGTGATTAATCAGCAGCTTGAATCCGCAATCGTAAGAGCGAATGAACTCGCCAGACAGGCCGAATCTGCCAGCGTTGCGAAAAGTAACTTCCTCGCGAATATGTCGCACGAAATCCGAACCCCTATGAACGGAATTGTAGGATTCACGCGCTTGCTCACTCAGCAGCCATTAACGCCGGAGCAAGAAGACTATGCTCGCGCGGTGCAGGACTGTTCGGATTCGCTGCTAACTCTTATAAATGACATCCTTGACCTGTCAAAGATCGAGGCTAAGCAAATGGCGCTCGAATCGGTCGCCTTTGATCCGCGAGAACTTACGGAGAGCATTGTTCTGCTTTTCTCGCTTCAGGCAGCTGGCAAAGGGCTCGAAATCGGATGTCATGTCTCACCGAATGTCCCCTCACGAATTCTCGGTGATCCTACTCGTTATCGCCAGGTTATCTCAAACCTCGTAGGAAATGCCGTCAAGTTCACCAATTCGGGATATGTCTTTGTTCGTGTCGAGTCTGTCGAAGCGTCAGATCGGAACTTGTTGCGGTTCGAAGTGAGTGACACCGGAATCGGTATTGACGAGGAACGTCAGGAGAGTATCTTTGAGAATTTCACTCAGGCAGATTCATCCACGTCGCGCAATTACGGTGGAACGGGCTTGGGACTGTCCATCTCACGTAGTCTGGCAAGGCTGATGGGTGGAGATATCCTGGTGACGAGCGAAATCGGAATAGGAAGCACGTTTACGCTTGAAACTGAACTCATCCCTGCTGTGATGGAAGGCGGTGTGTGTGAAGACGCGCAGGTCGATAGCGGGACGGTCGTCATCTGGGAGACGCGCGAGTTGTTCCAAGCGTGGTTAGTTGCCATAGTCAAACAAGCTGGTGCAAATGCAATCCTTGTCAGTTCATCCATTGAACTGCTTGATGCCTTGCTCGAGCGGCGACGCGAGACCTGCCAGTTGCTTTTGGGCAGTGCGGTCCCATATGAAGAGGTCGTAGCCGCGCTGCATGCTGTGGATCGACATCCCGATGTCCGGCACACGAGAATAATCATACTTCGGCCCCTTCATGACAAAAGGCGCACAGAGGAGCTGCAACGTCTCGGCAAAGGTGCGGTCCTGGAGGTTCCCGTGCGTTCGGAGCATCTTCTGAGACTTCTGCGCGGACTGGAAACGATTCCAAAGCCTTTGATGGTGCAAGATGGTGGCACCCTGCGAGACAGCTATGAACTCAAAGTACTTTTGGCAGAAGACAATCCGCTCAACCAAAAGCTCGCAAGCAAAATGCTTGAAGCGATCGGTTGCGAAGTGATGATTGCAGATAACGGGCGCGAAGCTGTCAGAATGCACTGTGAACGCGAGTACGATGCAATCCTGATGGATATCCAAATGCCGGAAATGGATGGACTTGAAGCGACGAGGCAGATTAGAGCTTGCGACATAAGGCCACAAATTCCAATAATCGCCTTGACTGCGAATGCCCTTCAGGGTGATCGTGAGATGTGCATTGCCGCCGGGATGAATGAGTATCTGGCAAAGCCGTTTAAAGCCGAGCAAATACAAGAGGTTCTGAAGCACGTTGTGGAATCTGGTACTCGGCATCAAAGGCAAACACTGGCCTAG
- a CDS encoding methylmalonyl-CoA mutase: MTPLEKLLSARRRWEIEYEGKKPRDGLRRFVTTSSMEVPPLCWTEDPAQAEAYMEKLGFPGQFPYTRGVHASMYRGKWWTMRQFSGFATPEETNLRYKYLLAQGGDGLSVAFDLPTLMGRDPDSPWSLGEVGKCGVSVASLEDAEILFKDIPLGKITTSMTINSPAAIIWAFYIAAAEKQGWKRSELGGTLQNDILKEYIAQKEFIYPPRPSLKLVVDTIEFATREMPKFNPVSISGYHIREAGSTAVQELAFTLADGFTYVEAAMERGLDVDEFAPRLSHFFNSHLDFFEEIGKFRAARRIWAKRMKEKYGARNERSLLCRFHTQTAGCSLQAQQPEVNLIRTATEALAAVLGGTQSLHTNSMDETLALPSEKAVTLAMRTQQVLKHEVLAGAPIDPLGGSYFVEWMTDKMEDGANTYFDKIDAMGGVIRGIENGFFQRELARAAQVYQSEFDRGERVLVGVNRYVQEGEQIEIPILDISEEHCRKTQVEKLNDLRRRRDAKAVQECLDNIKQAALNEENVMPHLIAGAHAYCTLGEMVDSLKEVYSEYEEPVAF; this comes from the coding sequence ATGACCCCGCTGGAAAAACTGCTAAGTGCCAGAAGACGCTGGGAAATAGAATACGAGGGCAAGAAACCAAGGGACGGCTTGCGTAGATTTGTCACAACTTCGAGCATGGAAGTGCCTCCGCTTTGCTGGACTGAAGATCCTGCACAGGCGGAGGCTTACATGGAGAAATTGGGCTTTCCCGGCCAGTTCCCATACACACGCGGTGTGCATGCCTCTATGTACCGTGGTAAATGGTGGACCATGCGTCAATTCAGTGGCTTTGCAACGCCTGAAGAGACTAATCTACGGTACAAGTATCTGCTCGCTCAGGGCGGAGACGGGCTGTCTGTGGCGTTCGATTTGCCGACACTTATGGGGAGGGACCCTGACTCGCCTTGGTCGCTCGGCGAAGTTGGCAAGTGTGGCGTTTCCGTTGCATCTCTCGAAGACGCCGAAATCCTGTTCAAAGACATCCCGCTTGGCAAGATTACAACGTCGATGACCATCAACTCTCCGGCGGCGATCATCTGGGCATTTTACATCGCTGCGGCTGAGAAACAGGGATGGAAGCGCTCTGAGCTTGGCGGCACTCTGCAGAATGACATTCTGAAAGAATACATCGCTCAAAAAGAATTCATCTATCCCCCGCGTCCCTCGCTGAAATTGGTCGTGGACACCATCGAGTTCGCAACGCGTGAGATGCCCAAGTTTAATCCGGTCTCGATTTCCGGCTATCACATCCGCGAGGCCGGTTCGACTGCCGTGCAGGAACTTGCATTCACGTTGGCGGACGGTTTTACATATGTTGAGGCGGCTATGGAGCGCGGTTTGGACGTGGATGAGTTTGCTCCGCGACTGTCCCACTTCTTTAATTCGCATCTTGACTTTTTCGAGGAGATCGGCAAATTTCGTGCGGCGCGCAGGATTTGGGCAAAGCGGATGAAAGAGAAGTACGGTGCCCGGAATGAACGTTCATTGCTCTGCCGTTTCCATACTCAGACAGCCGGTTGCAGCCTGCAAGCCCAGCAGCCTGAAGTTAATCTTATTCGTACTGCAACTGAAGCCCTTGCTGCCGTATTGGGCGGAACCCAAAGTCTTCACACGAATTCTATGGATGAGACGCTTGCGTTGCCAAGCGAAAAGGCGGTGACACTTGCGATGCGCACGCAGCAAGTCCTGAAGCATGAAGTTTTGGCTGGAGCTCCGATTGATCCACTCGGAGGAAGCTATTTTGTGGAGTGGATGACCGACAAAATGGAAGACGGCGCCAATACGTATTTTGACAAGATCGACGCTATGGGTGGTGTCATTCGCGGGATTGAAAATGGGTTCTTTCAGCGTGAGCTTGCACGTGCCGCGCAAGTCTATCAGTCCGAATTCGATCGAGGCGAGCGCGTTTTAGTTGGGGTCAACCGTTACGTGCAGGAAGGTGAACAAATCGAGATTCCAATCCTCGATATCTCTGAAGAACACTGCAGGAAGACGCAGGTCGAAAAGCTGAATGATCTGCGCCGCCGCCGCGACGCAAAAGCGGTTCAAGAGTGCCTGGACAATATCAAGCAGGCCGCTCTGAATGAAGAAAATGTGATGCCACATCTGATAGCCGGAGCCCACGCCTACTGCACCCTTGGTGAAATGGTTGATTCACTGAAAGAGGTCTATTCCGAGTACGAGGAACCTGTCGCTTTCTGA
- a CDS encoding (2Fe-2S) ferredoxin domain-containing protein, whose amino-acid sequence MSRYQHHIFVCENQRASDDPKGCCASKGSHEVLVQLREKIKAVGLAARVRVNSSGCLANCARGATVVVYPEAIWYSGVTVTDVDEIVTSHIQNGRPVLRLLDPVFHAEARGDGRC is encoded by the coding sequence ATGTCCCGCTACCAGCACCACATTTTCGTTTGTGAGAACCAGCGAGCCAGTGATGACCCAAAAGGTTGTTGTGCATCTAAGGGCAGCCATGAAGTGCTCGTGCAACTTCGTGAGAAGATCAAGGCAGTTGGGTTAGCAGCAAGGGTACGTGTAAATAGCTCAGGCTGCCTTGCCAACTGCGCACGGGGCGCAACTGTCGTTGTTTATCCAGAAGCGATTTGGTATTCCGGCGTTACGGTCACAGACGTCGATGAGATTGTGACTTCGCATATTCAGAACGGGCGTCCGGTCTTACGCTTATTAGATCCGGTCTTCCACGCTGAAGCGCGTGGCGACGGCAGATGTTAG
- a CDS encoding class I fructose-bisphosphate aldolase — translation MATRIEELLGADAQSLLTYKSEGITADQLHLPGPDFLDRVWANSDRPMNVLNNLQRMFNTGRLARTGYLSLFPVDQGIEHSGAASFAPNPLYFDPENIVKMAIEGGCNGVASTLGVLGIVSRKYAHKIPFIVKLNHNEFLTYPNKFDQIEFATVRQAFDMGAAGVGATVYFGAEESGRQIQEVRKMFEEAHRLGMFTVLWCYTRNPAFKKDVDYHLSADLTGQANHIGVTLEADIIKQKMAENNGGYNAVNFGKTHKDVYGKLVKDHPIDWTRWQVVNCYMGRCGLINSGGAAGKNDLADAVKTAVINKRAGGMGMISGRKAFQKPMKDGITLLNAIQDVYLDQSITVA, via the coding sequence ATGGCCACGCGTATTGAGGAGTTATTGGGTGCAGATGCCCAGTCACTATTAACGTACAAGAGTGAAGGTATTACAGCCGATCAGTTACACCTGCCCGGGCCGGATTTTCTGGATCGCGTTTGGGCGAACAGCGATCGACCAATGAATGTGCTGAATAACTTGCAGCGCATGTTCAATACCGGACGGTTGGCCCGCACAGGCTATCTATCACTCTTCCCGGTGGATCAAGGTATAGAGCACAGCGGGGCAGCGTCTTTCGCGCCGAATCCGCTCTACTTTGATCCCGAGAACATCGTCAAAATGGCCATCGAGGGCGGCTGCAATGGAGTCGCGTCGACCCTTGGCGTGCTGGGCATTGTGAGCCGAAAGTATGCGCACAAGATTCCATTCATTGTGAAACTGAACCACAATGAGTTTCTGACGTATCCGAACAAGTTTGATCAGATCGAGTTTGCGACGGTTCGCCAGGCGTTCGACATGGGTGCGGCAGGCGTCGGCGCGACGGTCTATTTCGGTGCGGAAGAGAGCGGCAGGCAGATTCAGGAAGTGCGCAAGATGTTCGAAGAAGCTCATCGCTTAGGGATGTTCACCGTCCTGTGGTGCTACACCCGTAATCCCGCTTTCAAAAAGGACGTTGACTATCATCTGTCGGCCGACTTGACCGGACAGGCGAATCACATTGGCGTCACTTTGGAGGCCGATATTATCAAACAGAAGATGGCCGAGAACAATGGCGGGTATAACGCCGTCAACTTCGGCAAAACACACAAAGATGTCTATGGTAAATTAGTCAAAGATCATCCGATTGACTGGACGCGTTGGCAAGTTGTCAATTGCTACATGGGGCGTTGCGGTCTGATCAACTCGGGTGGAGCCGCAGGTAAGAATGATCTGGCAGATGCCGTCAAGACCGCCGTCATCAACAAACGGGCGGGCGGGATGGGTATGATCAGCGGGCGAAAGGCATTCCAGAAGCCTATGAAGGATGGAATTACGTTGCTGAACGCAATTCAAGACGTCTATCTCGATCAGAGCATAACTGTCGCTTGA
- a CDS encoding dihydroorotase: MTSKYTRFDKPARAENLFLQGARVIDPRRGIDQIMNLHVRNGVLQGITSEAPAGSDVIDLRGHWITPGWFDLHVHLREPGKEVAETIATGCMAAMNGGFTGIACMPNTDPPLDDAATVKWVRSQGKPFPVEVHVIAAATRGRQGKELVEMTEIVEEGVRAFSDDGGPIKSSAVLRHAVEYSNMLGARIFEHAEDVYLAEGGSMNEGEWSTRLGVTGMPTIAEAIDVARCVLISEYTGGAVHICHVSAKESVELIRNAKQKGLRVTGEVCPHHLLLTDESCKTFDTNFKMNPPLRSESDRQACWEAFLDGTLDVYCTDHAPHSWEDKTQEFDIAPFGIVGLETALGLALTFFMEKGMGLHTLLERVVYAPREILTQPLPCIGEGEAANLTIIDPTCRWTVSPDDFKSLSRNTPFAGWELTGKSRGVIHRGFAVIQTF, translated from the coding sequence ATGACAAGCAAATACACAAGATTCGACAAACCTGCGAGAGCCGAGAATCTCTTTTTGCAGGGAGCGCGCGTCATCGATCCGCGGCGCGGCATTGATCAAATTATGAATCTGCACGTGCGAAACGGCGTGCTGCAGGGAATCACAAGCGAGGCGCCCGCAGGCTCCGATGTCATCGATCTGCGCGGCCATTGGATCACGCCCGGATGGTTTGACCTTCACGTGCACCTTAGGGAGCCGGGAAAAGAAGTTGCGGAAACGATTGCCACAGGATGTATGGCTGCAATGAACGGCGGCTTCACGGGAATCGCTTGCATGCCAAATACTGATCCACCGCTGGACGACGCCGCTACGGTCAAGTGGGTCCGGTCTCAAGGCAAGCCGTTTCCCGTTGAGGTTCATGTCATTGCAGCTGCGACCCGCGGACGGCAAGGAAAAGAGCTTGTTGAAATGACTGAAATTGTTGAAGAGGGTGTTCGTGCCTTCAGCGACGACGGTGGCCCAATCAAGAGCTCGGCCGTTCTCCGCCACGCCGTTGAGTATTCAAACATGCTTGGGGCGAGAATTTTTGAGCACGCCGAAGACGTCTACCTGGCCGAGGGCGGCTCGATGAACGAAGGGGAGTGGTCCACTCGACTCGGTGTTACAGGCATGCCGACAATTGCCGAAGCGATCGATGTCGCGCGGTGTGTCTTAATCTCAGAATATACTGGCGGTGCAGTCCACATTTGCCACGTTTCTGCGAAGGAATCTGTCGAATTGATTCGAAACGCAAAGCAAAAAGGCTTGCGTGTGACCGGAGAGGTCTGCCCGCATCACTTGCTGCTGACAGATGAATCCTGCAAGACGTTCGATACAAATTTTAAAATGAATCCCCCGTTGCGCAGTGAATCCGATCGTCAGGCTTGCTGGGAGGCGTTCCTCGATGGCACCTTGGATGTCTACTGTACTGATCATGCTCCCCACTCTTGGGAGGACAAGACTCAAGAGTTTGATATCGCGCCGTTCGGGATTGTTGGACTCGAAACGGCTTTGGGTCTGGCTCTGACATTCTTCATGGAGAAGGGCATGGGCTTGCATACTTTACTTGAGCGTGTGGTTTACGCTCCGCGCGAAATACTCACTCAACCATTGCCTTGCATTGGCGAAGGTGAAGCTGCGAATCTGACGATTATCGACCCCACTTGCAGATGGACTGTGTCACCTGACGACTTTAAGTCATTGTCCCGCAATACCCCTTTTGCAGGTTGGGAATTGACAGGTAAGTCGCGCGGCGTGATTCACCGTGGATTTGCAGTGATACAGACATTTTGA
- a CDS encoding aspartate carbamoyltransferase catalytic subunit: MLGLADYSSDEIQTILDTSLQMRDILDRPVKKVPTLRGVTVVNLFLENSTRTRTSFELAEKRLSADTLNFSASGSALSKGETMLDTALNIEAMKVDVVVMRHKSPGSPHFLARHLESIIINAGDGRHEHPTQALLDMLTLRDKYGSLKGLRVALVGDILHSRVAMSNIIGLKRMGAEVIVCGPSTLIPRGIERMGVEITNHLDDAIQRADALNILRIQLERQTAGLFPSLREYHKYFGVTRARLEKASSPLTILHPGPMNRGIEITSDVADSEHSVILQQVTNGVAVRMAVLYLLAGGRAEPGAQ, translated from the coding sequence ATGCTTGGCCTGGCAGACTACAGTTCCGATGAGATTCAGACGATCCTCGACACTTCTCTGCAAATGCGGGACATTCTGGATCGCCCTGTGAAAAAGGTCCCCACGCTACGCGGCGTGACGGTCGTAAATCTCTTCCTCGAGAATTCCACACGCACGCGAACGAGCTTTGAACTGGCCGAAAAGAGGCTTTCGGCAGATACTCTGAACTTCTCCGCATCCGGCAGTGCCCTTTCGAAGGGCGAAACAATGCTCGATACGGCACTGAACATCGAAGCCATGAAAGTGGATGTCGTCGTGATGCGACACAAATCGCCCGGCAGTCCGCATTTCCTCGCGCGGCACCTCGAATCGATCATCATCAATGCCGGCGATGGCCGACACGAACATCCGACGCAAGCCCTTCTCGACATGCTGACGCTTCGCGACAAGTATGGCTCGCTCAAGGGCTTGCGCGTCGCACTGGTCGGTGATATTCTGCACTCTCGAGTTGCAATGTCCAACATCATTGGCCTTAAGAGAATGGGAGCTGAAGTTATCGTCTGCGGACCTTCTACCCTGATCCCTCGAGGAATTGAACGCATGGGAGTTGAGATAACAAATCATCTCGATGACGCAATACAGCGCGCTGATGCGTTAAACATTCTGCGAATACAGCTTGAACGTCAAACTGCCGGACTGTTCCCGTCCTTACGTGAGTATCACAAGTACTTTGGTGTAACGCGTGCGAGACTGGAGAAGGCAAGCTCCCCTTTGACAATTCTGCATCCCGGTCCGATGAATCGCGGAATCGAGATTACTTCTGACGTTGCAGACAGCGAACACTCCGTCATACTGCAGCAGGTCACCAACGGTGTGGCGGTGCGTATGGCCGTCCTCTATCTGCTGGCAGGCGGACGTGCCGAGCCTGGCGCACAATAA
- the pyrR gene encoding bifunctional pyr operon transcriptional regulator/uracil phosphoribosyltransferase PyrR — MQTKIKAKLVDAAGFSRTITRIAHEIIERNRGTESLGLVGMQTRGVFIARRVAAKIREIESIDVPVGILDATLYRDDYRTSLRQPSVQQTDIPFDLYDMNVVLVDDVLYTGRTVRAALEAIMDNGRPKRVQLAVMVDRGHRELPIKPDFIGKNVPTSINEEVQVRMTEVDDEDAIYLVEVDK, encoded by the coding sequence ATGCAAACCAAAATCAAAGCAAAGTTGGTGGACGCCGCGGGGTTTTCTCGTACGATTACCCGAATCGCTCACGAAATCATTGAGCGAAATCGTGGTACTGAAAGTCTCGGCCTTGTCGGGATGCAGACACGCGGAGTATTTATCGCAAGACGTGTTGCTGCTAAGATCCGCGAAATCGAGAGTATTGATGTTCCGGTCGGTATACTGGATGCGACACTTTACCGCGATGACTATCGAACGTCGTTGCGTCAACCTTCCGTGCAGCAGACCGATATTCCTTTCGACTTGTATGACATGAATGTTGTGCTGGTGGATGATGTCCTGTACACCGGCCGGACTGTGCGCGCGGCGCTCGAAGCAATTATGGACAACGGCCGTCCCAAGCGAGTGCAGCTTGCGGTCATGGTGGATCGCGGCCACCGCGAGCTTCCCATCAAACCGGATTTCATAGGAAAAAATGTTCCAACAAGCATCAATGAAGAAGTGCAGGTCCGTATGACCGAAGTTGACGACGAGGATGCCATTTACCTTGTGGAGGTGGACAAGTGA
- a CDS encoding DUF59 domain-containing protein — translation MPTEEQVFDALATVYDPELHLPITDLGLVYGITVDGGKVDAKITLTSMGCPLAGTIVDLARDAIFRVDGVEEVSVDIVWDPPWSVDMMSDEARMRLGMW, via the coding sequence ATGCCTACTGAAGAACAAGTCTTTGATGCACTCGCAACTGTCTATGATCCAGAACTTCATCTGCCCATTACGGATCTGGGTTTAGTTTACGGAATCACCGTCGACGGGGGCAAAGTTGACGCAAAGATAACATTGACTTCGATGGGATGCCCGCTTGCCGGTACTATCGTCGACTTAGCGCGCGACGCGATCTTCCGCGTCGACGGTGTGGAAGAAGTCAGCGTCGATATTGTCTGGGACCCGCCTTGGTCTGTGGACATGATGAGCGATGAAGCTCGCATGCGTCTTGGAATGTGGTAG
- a CDS encoding ATP-binding protein — protein MQRDFVAYLIPKTGQDVITQEQVHEALKQVKFPGLPRDIVSFGMVKDIVVKGDTVHVHISVAARDETVPGQIEEDVATTVRSLDGVNEVHVHMKWTQPASAPHQPHSRPAPDGPVLESVRTKIAVASGKGGVGKSTVAAGIALMLQQMGFRVGLADFDIYGPSVPTLFGIHERPRVIDNMILPLDRNGIKLMSIGFLVEPETPMIWRGPMVHQAADQFLRDVNWGELDCLVVDLPPGTGDAQMTLSQRIQLDGAVIVSTPQDLALIDARKGVAMFQKLNVPILGIVENMASYRCPHCGGESHIFGFGGAEEEAERLGCPLLGRLPLVPQLVAAADAGDPMLAIDATPELRDVFRGMAESVAQQVGLMSELSRK, from the coding sequence ATGCAAAGAGATTTTGTAGCTTATTTGATTCCCAAGACTGGTCAAGACGTGATTACTCAAGAACAAGTCCACGAAGCCTTAAAGCAGGTTAAATTCCCGGGCCTCCCGCGTGACATCGTATCCTTTGGCATGGTCAAGGACATTGTTGTCAAAGGTGACACCGTGCACGTTCACATCTCTGTTGCCGCGCGTGATGAAACTGTCCCAGGTCAAATCGAAGAAGATGTTGCGACAACCGTCCGATCGCTTGATGGCGTCAACGAAGTGCATGTCCATATGAAGTGGACGCAGCCTGCTTCAGCTCCACATCAGCCGCACTCCCGTCCAGCTCCGGATGGCCCCGTTCTTGAAAGTGTGCGCACCAAAATCGCGGTCGCGTCAGGCAAAGGTGGAGTGGGGAAGAGCACTGTGGCGGCTGGGATTGCCTTGATGCTGCAACAAATGGGCTTCAGAGTCGGACTTGCGGACTTCGACATTTACGGCCCCTCTGTTCCGACTCTGTTTGGAATCCATGAACGGCCCCGAGTGATCGACAACATGATTCTCCCACTTGATCGGAACGGCATAAAGCTCATGTCGATAGGATTTCTTGTTGAACCCGAGACACCGATGATTTGGCGTGGTCCAATGGTACATCAGGCAGCTGATCAATTCTTGCGTGATGTTAACTGGGGAGAACTCGATTGTCTGGTCGTCGACCTTCCACCGGGAACAGGTGACGCTCAAATGACGTTGAGTCAGCGCATTCAGCTGGACGGAGCCGTCATAGTTTCTACGCCCCAAGACCTTGCACTCATTGATGCGCGCAAAGGTGTCGCGATGTTTCAGAAGCTGAATGTCCCGATCCTTGGTATCGTTGAGAACATGGCGAGCTATCGCTGCCCGCATTGCGGTGGCGAGTCGCATATTTTTGGATTTGGCGGAGCCGAAGAGGAAGCCGAACGACTCGGCTGTCCGTTACTCGGCAGACTGCCACTCGTCCCGCAACTCGTCGCTGCAGCAGACGCTGGTGACCCGATGCTCGCCATAGACGCAACTCCTGAACTTCGCGACGTCTTCCGTGGCATGGCGGAATCGGTTGCACAACAAGTTGGCTTAATGTCGGAACTCTCGAGGAAGTAG
- a CDS encoding 23S rRNA (pseudouridine(1915)-N(3))-methyltransferase RlmH produces the protein MKLQVIAVGKLREAYFRAACEEYASRIKHFLPFEESEVPAVSDMSGNGSGKGAMHVEAEAIIRQIPQGTKLVALDSSGRSFSSEQFSAFLQDEMLASTNRLCFVIGGAWGLAPSLLESAAFKLSLSAMTFPHELARVVLYEQLYRALSIWKNLPYHK, from the coding sequence ATGAAACTCCAAGTTATCGCGGTCGGGAAACTTCGTGAAGCGTACTTCAGAGCCGCGTGCGAAGAGTATGCGAGCCGCATCAAGCACTTCCTGCCGTTTGAAGAATCAGAGGTGCCTGCAGTGTCCGATATGAGCGGGAACGGTTCCGGCAAGGGTGCCATGCATGTTGAAGCTGAGGCAATTATCAGGCAAATCCCTCAAGGAACTAAATTAGTCGCGCTTGACTCCTCTGGGAGGTCGTTTTCGAGTGAGCAATTCTCCGCGTTTCTTCAGGATGAGATGCTCGCCAGCACAAACCGACTGTGCTTCGTGATTGGCGGAGCTTGGGGCTTGGCCCCATCGCTTTTGGAGTCAGCTGCCTTTAAGTTAAGCCTTTCGGCAATGACATTTCCGCACGAGCTTGCCAGAGTTGTGCTTTATGAGCAGCTATACCGAGCGTTAAGCATCTGGAAAAATCTTCCATATCATAAGTAA